GTCTTCTGATGAAGCGCTATTTAATATTCAAAAAGTTCTTCGTCTTTGAAGAAGAATTTAATTTCCCGCTCAGGGTTTTCGTCGGGTGCCGAGGCATGAACGACATTTTCACCGACCGATGTTCCGTAGAGATTTCTTACGGTTCCCTGAGCTGCCTTTTTCGGGTCAGTCGCACCCACCACCTCACGTAACTTTTTCGGGGCATCAGGGGCTTCAAGACAGCATACAACGATCGGCCCTGAAGAGATGAAATTGACGAGCCACTCGTAAAAATCCTTGCCTTTATGGATTTCATAGAATTTTCCCCCTGTTTCTTTATCAGGCCAGACCATCTTCATTCCGATTATTTTGAATCCGGCATCGAGAATTTGGTTGAGAATTTTACCGATAAGAT
This window of the candidate division WOR-3 bacterium genome carries:
- a CDS encoding nucleoside-diphosphate kinase, whose translation is MNRTLLIIKPDAVKRNLIGKILNQILDAGFKIIGMKMVWPDKETGGKFYEIHKGKDFYEWLVNFISSGPIVVCCLEAPDAPKKLREVVGATDPKKAAQGTVRNLYGTSVGENVVHASAPDENPEREIKFFFKDEELFEY